One Odontesthes bonariensis isolate fOdoBon6 chromosome 12, fOdoBon6.hap1, whole genome shotgun sequence genomic window, GTGAACAGTTGAAATGATCAATGTGATGGCACTAGGTTGACAGgaaataaaccaatatttacaAACCTGTGGCACTAATCCAAGACATGCAAATGCTTGCATTTTTCCAGCCTGATAATGCATCTGGCCTGAAGCACCCAGCCAGCACTCTTCTTTCAACACCAACACTAAGCCTTGAAACCCTCAAGAAATAAGCTGCCAAGCAAAAACAGAGAAAGGTGGaaggaacaaaaataaaaataaaaaatttaattcaataaatttaaaaaaggcaaGACATGTTGGAAAGAAAGATGGTCAACTGGAAGGCAGCTAAAGGTCACATTCATTCATCTAAACTAATATGAGAAAACATGGAAATGCCATTATGTCATAAAACAACTTAAATATAtaagacatttattttcatctgtTGGCTTTGTCCACTGAGCTTCCACAAGATCCTTTTAGCCCCGACTGCTTGTATAAATGCCCCTGATATGATCTGGGCCCATTTAATATTGTATACACATCAGAGCCTTTTAAACTCACAAgaacaaagaccagactttgATGACTGCGCTATGCAGGCCAGTTTATGATGTTTAATCAGGATGCTGCCGACTTTATGCATCTTGTGAGCAGTTGATAGTCAAACCTGTGGCAAAAAGGCATGACGGTGAACTGACAGTGATGGCCATAAGGAGAGCTGCAAATTGGGCATGAATTTACCGCATCTTTTAGCAGATAAACACTGGAAGCAGCCTTATTTTTGCACATAACCGTGTCACGTGTTTCCCATTGGTCTGCTGACCAAACTAAGTGTCGAGCATATCACCACATCTATGCTTCCTCTACAGATGGCTTCTTGAGGTCACATTCTTCGCAACAAAGACGCTCAACTTCAGTTTCATTTGCTTGCATTTTTGGCGACACCAATTTTTGCCCCTTATGCAGTGGTTGACTTTTGGGGTCTCCAACAGCCGCCTGGTTACTCTGTATCCATTTGTTACAACTCTTCATCTGCCAATTCTGGTTCAAATAACTACAGCTGAGCAAGACGTGTTTTAATGGCTTCCTTATATACCATCAGCTTCTGATTACAAAATGATAGCAAACGCAGGAGGAGGACGTTTACATCCTGCCGTGAGAGCAGTTGTGAGTAGATTCCTTCCCAGGGAACAGGTTTGCTTTGAACATGGATTTAGATGGGTAGAAAATAGCCCCTACACAAAACTGGTCACAACAAAGTTTGTGAATGATGGCCATCATTCTAAGAACAGATAGTcatgtcctctttttttttggcatggTATCCAGTCCCATTATATCATGGTAGGTCTGATGTCTCTATGACTAATATCTCAAAAAGTTGCCCAGTCTGCTAGAACAACAGGAAGGGGAAATAATTACTCATGTTTAACTGATTTAAATCTACACACTAAATATGGAATACAATATTTGACGAGGTGTGGCTAAAATTATGCATGCGGTCATATTACAATTTGCCTCTGCATCATACAAACAGTCAATCTCAAGATACCTGAGGATCTGATGATATTCCTCTGATAGCAGGTACCTTTTGTACCGGTTACCCCAGCCACACCTTTGCCCCTGTCATCTTTGTCCCTTTGCATTTCTCTCCACATACTCTCCTCACTTCTTACTGTCAATTGTCTCTGACACCAAAAACTCTGTAGTGCACCGTAGGGGTGGCAGATTCAGGAGTGAAACCCAAGTGAAGCAGGGCTGTTGTCACTGACAAGCTGAGCCATTCCACCTCTGAAATGGAGGATTTTAGCATCACAGAAGAATAAGGTTTGAGGTTCAACCAAGAGTTCTCCTCAAAATAAAAACGGAAAGATTGCATTTCTATTGCATGAAACAAAGTTTGCGCACTGTTATTTAGTTCTGTTTAGGTACCAACATCTACACAGCACACAAAACATGCACCGAACAAGAATGTTTACTCTGAGCTCACACCACACCATCTCAAAGTTTCACTCTGGCTTTCAAAGTGGTTTTATCTGTAATaaaaattacatttacattttacaatgTAACAGTGTAACTTTTAACGttacaaaactaagaacttctGTACTTCATAGTAATCCTTTTCTTaacatacaatatatatataagcCTAACACAGGGATTCCCACATGAATTTGTGTCAAGACCACTCACAAATAATTGGTCAAATACATTTCTGAAGTCTTATctgttaattttttgttttaattgtgtagaAAAGACAATTAGAAAAGTAATAATTTCCGTGCAGTAATAATTTCAATGTCCAATGAGTCAAAACGTAAAGCTGTCCAGGATGCATATTCTATTTTAAGAAAGGGATGTGGAGGGGTCTTCTGATGTCACCCCCAGGGATCCCTGGGGACTCCCAACCACACTTTTGGGGCAACCTTGTTTTGCCAAACACTGAACACAGCCCCTggatttcattcacactttcTTGGTCGGCCGCCTCGGTGTGCACGCCTGTTCATAAGGAGACTGCGCCACGACTGCATTATCGTTTTGCATTGAAGATAGCGACTAAAGAGAGAAAAGGGGTGGTGAGACGGGACTGTGCGGGCTCCATATGAGCTCAGCGGCGGCAGCAGACTGTCAAGCAGCAGTGGAACCCGAAGATGTGGTGGGGGATTACGTCatcgaaaaaaaaagaaaaaaggaggacGGCTCATCACAGCAGACCAGCACATCCATAACGGAACAGCAAATAATTAACAACTTCTCGGCCACAAGACCGCTTGAATCATTTACTTCggaaaaaataaacacttaTTGGTGCACGGGCGACTAAAAGCAGGGTCTCTGCAAAGCGGCTTATCAACACAGGCCCTCTGCTGTGACATTTCTACAATGTGACATGGACATGAGGAGTGGTAGCAAGCTCCAATTATTTACCAATCAACGAAAACCCGCAGAAACAGCTCCGTCTTCCCTCTGTTCCGTACGTTTATCCAAAGAAAGCTACAGCAGCACCGAAACACTGCCACGCAATTGTCGCCATTATCAGTAATTGTCCATATCGAAAGATAAAGACATGCTAATTTAAATCCCCAGCCATTACATAGGTGACGCCGTACTGATTCAACTGAGCGCTAACTGGGCTCATTAAAGGGTTTATTGTATACTGCCCAATGAATGAACTACAAACGACCTATCTAAGTCAAATATATACGCATGCCAAATCAAGGGGGCATAAACAAACTTTTATCGAAACAATAAATCTTTATTTGCAAGCCAACACTGCGCACACTGGATTTGCTCCCGTTTTTTAGGAACGTAAAGTGAGACGCGAGATATTGAATGGGGTAAGAAACAGTTAGCTCACTAACAGGCTACATCAACCCTGGCTATTAAGGTTAGAGATACAATTGAGTATATTGTGGGCTTTTAGTTCCTTTTGGGACACTCAACTCCAACAGACGTCAGTGTAACTACCTAACAGTCCATTTGGAACAGCATTCTCACATTGTTATTTAGCTATTTTAGCCGTGCGGTGAGCAACTTGGATAAAAGTGACAGCGCTAAGCTAGCTAGCTAACGTCAGctggctgtggaaaaaaaaaaaaaaaaaaaaaactggtggcCTGTGAACGAGTATTTCTTACCGTCATAAACTGCTCCAGGGGCGTCCAGTTTTTAGGTAATATATTTGTTGCTGTATGAGAAAATGTTTTGTGTAGGGGCGATATAGCCCGAACATCCAAGTTCAGTTCACCCACTGCCGATGAAACCCGAGCATCACCATTATCACCGTCAACATCAGTTCTTGGAGCTCGGCGCTGCTTCACACACATCCATCCGGCAGAACGGGGCCTCCTCCGGGCTCGACCATGCGACTGGCTAGGCGACGACGGATAATCCACAAGACAGGAGCCCCCGCAGTAACCATGGGCTACACACGGGGACTATCACTCATTTCAGGTCGAGAGAATGAGAAATATAATCCCACGAATACGTAAAAACAAACTACGTGTGGTCAGTAAAAAAGGCAGGACACGGAAACTGTCAATTCACAAAACAGCCAAAGGTTTAGGCTTCGACATGCCCTGCATGAGTCTGTCCGTTGTTACCAGCGATCCCTGATCCCTCTGCAGCTGCTTTGCCTGCCTGCTTGCCTTGCAGCACAGCAGCGATCTGTACACCGACGTAATGGCGCAACTTGAACGCGCAGGGGCGGCGCCATGGAGGGGGCGGGGTCGTACAGAGGGCGTGGCCGTGCAGAGGGCGTGGCCGTGCAGAGGGGCGCGCGCTGCTTTGAGCAGGTAGACCTGCTCCAAAATCTCTACGCGCTAAAAAGTTTTGTGAATTCAAACCAAACGTTGTGTTTCTGTAAATGGCTCAGAGCTGACGAGGATAACTTTATGTAATGAAACAGTGTTGCTGATTGTACTAACAGCAGGTTGGATATGTAGGCTATAATGCAGACTACAAATAATGTAAGCTGCAGGAATGTAAGTCATACCTCATGCTGCAACTTGATGCAAACACCATGTCTCTGTCATTGTTCTTTAAttgcaataaaaataaaaaattaattaaaaaaaaaaaaacgctggtTTCTGTTTCATCTTCAACGTGCTTTTActtcatttgaatttgaatagaCTGTTCCCACAGGAGTCGATTATTGTAGCACCTTCAAAATGGATGTGATGATGGCAGTTCTtcttaaaatgaatttctttggTTTCATTTCAAGCCCAAACCTGCCCATTCACACCGAATTAATCCGCTGCCCGGTCATTCATGAACGTGGTTAAAGGCAGACAGTGAGGCTGGTAATGGGGGTTGTACTGACCTCAAGTGGCTCGAAAGGAAACATGCTGCAATGCAACAAACAATGGGCCATTGTACACACAGCTCTGTCGGGTTTACAATGAGCTAAACTGATGAAGCAGAGTGGTGAGAGCAAGATAATAATCCCAGTGTTGTTGACGCGCATATATTCCAAAAGACACTTTGTTGTCGCGGAAATAATAGAGTGGATCTAAAAAATACAAAGCTTGTTGAATAGAACACCGTTTTTCacttaacatttaacattttctgCACAACCACAGAGATTATTAGTTCATGCATCTGTGGAAGCACTCCTGTTAAAGAGCAGCGTGTCAAAGCCCACATTCTGCTGCAAAAACCATTGTACTGAATCAAAtccagcatctttttttttattttatcagaAAATGTACCCTTTAATATATATTCACTCAGTTAAAAAAAGAAGCCTTTGTTCAAAGGGGTAatgatgataaaaaatgtaaaaaattaaattaaattaaaaaaagggggggggtcTATCTGTAACAATTAATAACGTGCCTCAATATTTAACTCACTCCTCATGATAGAAGATTGGAAATGTAATTAAAACACCATATCAGAACCTCGTTAAGACAGATGACCTGGGGGGGTATTGAGTGCCGCATGACAAGATCTGAGTCACCACATGCTGCATATTAAGATTTTACGGAGCGCGGCAAGTATCGTGGCCGTGCACGTGGATTATTAAACTGTACTCTCGGTTTTGCAATCCGTAGGATCCATTGAGTCACACCCTTTCTATTTTTTCTCACCTGCAACACAAGTACACTGCTGTTAATAGTTTGAGCAAAATTAGACGTTTCTCCATGTATGTTTAGATGAAACAAAAAGCAGGAAGTGCGAGAAATACCAGCCTGGATCTCCAAGATGTCAACTTTAAGTGTGTCTCAAGCAAAGGCCCCGCGCTTTGACGCAGTTCCATTTTTGAAATACAGTTCCACAATAATTCAACGTTTATTTCCTCCTGAATTGTTTTTCCTGCCTTTCATTGAATGCTAACTCGGTTTGAGATGAGGCCTTTTCAGCTTCTCCAACAGTACTGGGTTGCTGTTTGTTGCAAAGAAGCAATCAGCTGAGCATGGAAACACTTCAAAAATTAACTGAAAGGATCAAATCCTtctggaaagaaagaaaataatgtcATATTCTCCAAAGACAACATCCCTGAAACTCAGGTTAATCtataaaatgtgctgccaaaattAGTGTGCAAACTACTTCTTTGGAAGAATGTCGTTCTAGTGATCAACTGTTCCCACTTTGGTTTTGTGGAGAATAACTACAACATTTCTGCTCTTAAGATTTTATCAGCACTGTGATAGAAAAAAAGCAACTAAATTACATTTATCTTCAAAGTAAGAGAATAACCAAATTACTTCTGTTCACATAACTTGTCATATTTAAATACTTTCTCATTGTCAGATTAAATAAGCCTTGAGGTATACAGTTATTGTGTGATATGTGTGGTATAATTGATCTGTATCTGCTGCAAGAGGGTGTGTGTTCGTGCTCAACACTATCCAACAGAGGGCGCATTGGATCACAGAACTGCAGTTTTGTCATTAGTTACTAAATAATCCCAGTGACTTATCAGTTTACATCCATACATGATTCACTCCAAGTTACTCTTTGCATAAAGACGTGGAGCTTTTTCATACCAGTAATGGTTAATACACTACTGCTTCAGTGAACTTTCTACAGTCAGGAAAGCAGCATTTAAGTTGGCTTTGATGTTGCCTTACGCAGCAAAAGCTCCTCCTCACTGCAAACAACACAGCTTATGAATTTAACACGGGTTTTGGATGCTGTGTTAAATTCAGTACTGATGCTGCCCAAAGCCccaaaaggagaaaataaaaataaatcacactTAATTTCTATGACTGAAGCCTATTCAACATAGAAATACAGTCTATATAGCCACATATATACATCACATTGTTTATTACTGTAAGGCAATTATGAGCTCCTTCTCTACGATTGATGAAGTCAATAATCACAGAAATCACTAAAGAAATAACACCCCAGACTTTAAAAGACTGTCTTTTTAATTTAACTTGTTACACACTTTGGGTTTCATGACACACTAAAAAGAGGATGACATGTGTCTATGGAAAACCTGCTACTGAGGTTCTGAATCTGAACAAAAACGCTCAGAgcctgttgttttctgtctttataGAGACAAGCAGATCTTGTCTATAGTATAATGGGTGAGGCCCGGTGACATGTATTTCAATCCTCCATTCACGCTTTCTCCTCTTTCAGCAGAGCCATGATGCCTTCCCTCCTGGATGTGTATGGTGTGTGTTTCAGCTTCAGGATGTGAGCTGGGAACAGGTTCCCACTGGGTGCATACACCTCCTCTCCCTTCTGGCCCATCAACGCACGCAGCGTCTTGTTTCTTGACAGGATTTTATCGTAAAACTCCACCCCTCCTTTGGCGTATTCTCGAGACACTCCGGCCGCTTGCCGGTCAGAATTGTAGTCAGTCCACTGGCTCACAGCATCCGAGGTGAGGAAGTAAGAAACGGCCCCGATGCCCAATGCTAGAGCGTTCACGGCCCCACGAAACAGCGCAGGCCCCCCGTGCAGCCCAAACACCTGTTTCAGCACCACACTGTACACCCAAACCCCACCCAAGCAGAGCGGGGCAACGGCAGCATTGACAACCGGCCCACCCGATTGTAGGCGAGCCACCTCTCGCGCAATGGCAAACTTCTGCGCCTCGATGGAAAATACCAGAGCCTCCTTCAGAGCAGAACCAGGTTCGCTACTCCAGTCCACGGTTTTGCCGTAGATGAAAATGTAGCGGTTTGTAATCCCGCTCAGGTCATCAGCAGAGCTGTTAAAGTTAGCAGGGATGCCaatctgggccccagcaggaagCCACGGGACACCAGCACCGACCGGATGGAACCCAAAGGAGGCAAAGGCAGAGAAATTCTCGGTTGAACTGATACCATAGTCCTTCAGCACctggaaacagaaaaaacactagAAGTTGGTCTTAATGCTACTTTAAATACCTGGAATGCAAACTCCAGTCTCACAAAGTCTCTTTGTGTTCTAACTTTTCTGAAGTAAAGGTATGGAACTTAAATGTACACATACAGTACCTGCTGAAAAACCCCGCTGAGCTTTTCAGACAGCACCACTGGTTCTCCTTTGAACCAGGCCTGATAGAGCTGACGGAAGGACAAGTCAGGGCAAACATGGTAGAACATGTTGGCCGCAAAGACCCCTCCACAGCTTGCAATGAGCAGCGGAGTCCGGTACTTCTGAAGAAGTACAGAGTACCTGAGGAACTGAGATGCCATGCTGCCTTTTTGGTCTGGACTTGATTTTGTGTCAGCTCGGTGGAACAAGCCTCAGTGAGTGACAGCTGTGTGGAAGAAAGCTTCATTTGTGAGTCAAATCTGCACATTATAGAGACAGAAACATTTAGGTTGGGCAAAGTTTGTTTCTGAGATGGAACCTGAGCCAGGATTGTCATGTCATGGGAATGTCCATCGGCCTCGGTTACACCTCATTCATTACAAACAGTAAACCATATGTTGCAAGCTATAAATGAGCTGAAAATCCAATTAAACAGTTTAGATAAACTGCCGAGTtgacttttaaattttttttaatttagatgtttttttatctggttattcttgtattttaccGCTGCTTTTTGTCAGGattagaaactttttttttttttactcttttataGAATCTGTGTTTTTGAAGATGGTAAAGCATGACTTGTTTCTTTgctataaaataataataagcaTTCAAATTATCATTATTTACTGTTAACTAAATACGGAAAAACTAAAGTCATTGATAAAAGTCATAGTTCCAGCTTTTAAAATAAACTCCTTTTCATAATGTTGTCACTTGTTTTGTTCCTTATTAAACAAGTTGTCAACTAGTTGACAATGAAAATAATTAGCTACATATCAGGCAAAACCTCCATCATTTAAGACAGTAACAGAAGACGAACTGCTCTGATATTGACCCATGTGTAGACATGGTGGAAAGCTGCAGAACTGTAGCTAAATCAAGCCAATACTTCAGTGTCTACTCCTAAAGTTTGTTGTTGTAGACGTCCTTCACTTGACGCGTGCATAACGTTTAACAGCTCAGTATCTAACTGAGCTACATTGCACCGAACCAACAAGGAAATACCGACACGTGCTTCTCTTCGTCCCACGCGAACACAATGTGGCTAAAACAGTTGCTCTTATTTTCAATTAGGAGAGAAAACAGCAATACAAACTTACAGGCTTGGTACATCTTTACAAGGACAGCTGCAAAGTACACAGCTCGAAACAGTTACATGACGGCTGAAGATGTCCGTAAAGCAATACAGCTGCCGTCATGGCGCTTTACGACATATTTTACGACATAACAGATAGAGAAAACCGGTGGGTTGTTAaatattactctatagctctggtttACAGCTACATACATTCTACAGTTCCAGGTACTATACATTGTACTTATTTTATATTACATGACGAATGCATCCATAATCTCATTATTATGGAGAGCAAAAAGGGTCAAAATTCCCCTTAGTACTCAATACTAAGGGGACCAAAAGTAATTGTTTCAAGTGGAAACCACACGTGAATTCACATCTGTTTGGTTAATTAAACATAATCACACAGTTACAAAATAACAGAATCCAAAATAATACAAACATTTCACTCTTGACAACCTTCAAAGGATGACATTCTACATTTTACACAATAACAAGTGTGGCTTTAGTTAGGCAACGATGGCTGAACAGCATAGAGCAATATTGTCCATGATGTCAAAACTTAAAAAATACCAgcctcacttaaaaaaaaaaagataaattgaTAGTGGAAATGTGGTCTTAAGTGTAAATATGTCATTTCTTAATTCATTGGAAACTTTCGTTAACAGACACCAATGGAACTTACCATGGAACTTATTTTCAGCATCAAACTGGTGAGCTTCATTGTATTGAGAGactttaaactaatttaaaatgtaatgcCAACCACACTCAAAAATGGCGAGTGAGAGGCATAGAAAGACATAAAAGAGCAAAGAATAATCAAACAATCGTGCTCTATCAGATTCTGCAGTCAACAGATGAACTggtaacaggtgagggtgtcggGATTCAGTACAGAAGGAGCATCCATCAAATATTTGGTCTTTCCACGCAGGCAAGGGTTGTGGCTCAACCACTTCGCACCAAACTTGGTCTGAGAATTAtcaataagtttaaaaaaaatgtatctctAAATGAAAGTTTATAAAGAACGTTGAACTTTCATCATCTATGCAGTGCATAAAATTGTGAAGACTTTCAAGGAGTCTGGGTGATTCTCAGTGTGTAAAGTCCAAGGATTGACGCCACTGTTGGATCTGTGGGACTTCCGAACCCTCAGCCTGCACTGTCTGAAAAATGTCATGCCACTGGGATCAGTAAATCCACAATGGGCTCAAGAGTACCTTAGAGAACTATTGTCACTCTCCAAAGTCCTCTGCTGTATTCAGATGTGTAACTTGAGGCAATATTGCTCAAAGAAGAAGCAAAATAAATAGAACACCTGTGCCTCGGAGTTGTCAGAGCACAAACTCATCCCAGATGGACAGAGAGACTGAACACAAGTTTTGTGGTCAGATGAATCTACGTTTCACCTGCACTTGGAAAAAATAGGCATTAAGATCTAAATGGAA contains:
- the tmem177 gene encoding transmembrane protein 177, with the protein product MASQFLRYSVLLQKYRTPLLIASCGGVFAANMFYHVCPDLSFRQLYQAWFKGEPVVLSEKLSGVFQQVLKDYGISSTENFSAFASFGFHPVGAGVPWLPAGAQIGIPANFNSSADDLSGITNRYIFIYGKTVDWSSEPGSALKEALVFSIEAQKFAIAREVARLQSGGPVVNAAVAPLCLGGVWVYSVVLKQVFGLHGGPALFRGAVNALALGIGAVSYFLTSDAVSQWTDYNSDRQAAGVSREYAKGGVEFYDKILSRNKTLRALMGQKGEEVYAPSGNLFPAHILKLKHTPYTSRREGIMALLKEEKA